In one Yarrowia lipolytica chromosome 1A, complete sequence genomic region, the following are encoded:
- a CDS encoding uncharacterized protein (Compare to YALI0A12045g, similar to uniprot|P50861 Saccharomyces cerevisiae YOL143c RIB4 6 7-dimethyl -8-ribityllumazine synthase, similar to Saccharomyces cerevisiae RIB4 (YOL143C); ancestral locus Anc_3.7): protein MTDCTIKGVGASDAIYDGSDFKIAIVHARWNEQVIKALLDGTISSLCGFKVKRENIFIESVPGSYELPYITHLMADSHKYDAVISIGVLIKGSTMHFEYIADAVSQGLMQSQIATKTPVIFGVLTCLTEEQALQRAGLTPDGHNHGEDWGAAAVEMAAKRHLYLQ from the coding sequence ATGACCGACTGTACTATTAAGGGTGTTGGCGCTTCTGACGCCATTTACGACGGCTCCGACTTCAAGATCGCCATTGTGCACGCGCGATGGAACGAGCAGGTGATCAAGGCTCTGCTCGACGGAACCATCTCTTCTCTGTGCGGCTTCAAGGTCAAGCGAGAGAACATTTTCATCGAGTCTGTGCCCGGCTCGTACGAGCTGCCCTACATCACCCACCTGATGGCAGACTCGCACAAGTACGACGCTGTCATCTCCATCGGCGTGCTCATCAAGGGCTCCACCATGCACTTTGAGTACATTGCCGACGCCGTTTCCCAGGGCCTCATGCAATCCCAGATCGCCACCAAGACCCCCGTCATTTTCGGCGTGCTCACCTGTCTGaccgaggagcaggctcTTCAGCGAGCTGGTCTCACTCCTGATGGACACAACCACGGAGAGGACTGGGGAGCTGCTGCCGTTGAGATGGCTGCCAAGCGACATCTTTACCTGCAGTAG
- a CDS encoding uncharacterized protein (Compare to YALI0A12067g, similar to Saccharomyces cerevisiae RRS1 (YOR294W); ancestral locus Anc_8.763, similar to uniprot|Q08746 Saccharomyces cerevisiae YOR294w RRS1 regulator of ribosome synthesis), which produces MSEIKTVTVEKPVPVTYDLGNLAVFDTNPVEVDLNDLNVDGQAREEALQAVSRDNAQLLINQLLSQPIKNTTDSNSSSGNQNSTMSLIMLPQPSTRLPREKPIPKPKAMTKWQEFALKKGIKSKARDGKLVYDEATGKWVPKWGFNGKNKELDQQWCVEVDDGKGSKKNQEDVMLDPRALDRASRKKLVKKNQKQHERNLKRGVSK; this is translated from the coding sequence atGAGCGAAATCAAGACAGTGACCGTGGAGAAGCCCGTGCCCGTGACGTACGATCTGGGCAACCTTGCAGTATTCGACACAAATCCCGTGGAGGTGGATCTAAACGACCTGAACGTGGACGGCCAGGCCCGAGAGGAGGCTCTCCAAGCCGTGTCTCGAGATAATGCCCAGCTGCTCATCAACCAGCTTCTGTCACAACCCATCAAGAACACCACGGACTCTAATTCGTCCAGCGGCAACCAGAACTCCACCATGTCTCTGATCATGCTGCCACAGCCGTCCACACGTCTCCCTCGAGAGAAGCCCATtcccaagcccaaggccATGACCAAGTGGCAAGAGtttgctctcaagaagggcatcaagtccaaggcCCGGGATGGCAAGCTTGTGTACGACGAGGCCACCGGCAAGTGGGTGCCCAAGTGGGGTTTCAACGGAaagaacaaggagctcgacCAGCAGTGGTGTGTTGAGGTGGACGATGGTAAGGGatccaagaagaaccaggAGGACGTTATGCTCGATCCTCGAGCTCTGGACCGAGCTTctcgaaagaagctggtcaagaagaaccagaagCAGCATGAGCGAAACCTCAAGCGGGGCGTTTCGAAATAG
- a CDS encoding uncharacterized protein (Compare to YALI0A12133g, similar to Saccharomyces cerevisiae RRP3 (YHR065C); ancestral locus Anc_5.337, similar to uniprot|P38712 Saccharomyces cerevisiae YHR065c RRP3 required for maturation of the 35S primary transcript): protein MAKATEKRVKRAKKEESGSESEDNDAIAQEILDTTKSDNEEEEPKKSSKNYTSVEVDESEEQTKTFKDLGVIDSICETCEELKFTKPTPIQAQSIPYALEGRDIIGLAQTGSGKTAAFAIPVLQSLYENPQPLYCVVLAPTRELAYQISETFEALGSAMGLRTAVVVGGMNMMTQAVALSKKPHVIVATPGRLVDHLENTKGFSLRTLKFLVMDEADRLLDMEFGPSLDKILKVIPRQRNTYLFSATMTSKVEKLQRASLVDPVRVAVSTKYQTADNLLQYMVFCPFKHKDTHLVYLVSENAGNSMIIFARTKSDTQRISLLLRNLGYGAIPLHGDLSQTARLGALNKFKSGSRNILIATDVASRGLDIPAVDLVINYDIPSDSKSYIHRVGRTARAGRAGKSVALVSQYDLELYLRIEGALGKKLDSYPLESEAVMLFSERVAEASRAAIQEMKGEDGTKKRSKFDKKRRRDEMDIGEQ, encoded by the coding sequence ATGGCCAAGGCGACGGAAAAACGAGTGAAGCGAgcaaagaaggaggagagcgggtccgagtccgaggaCAACGATGCCATCGCGCAGGAAATCCTCGACACCACCAAGTCCGACaacgaggaagaagagcccaagaagagctccaagAACTACACCtcggtggaggtggatgaGAGTGAGGAGCAAACCAAGACCTTCAAGGATCTGGGCGTGATTGACTCCATCTGTGAGACCTGCGAGGAGCTCAAATTCACCAAACCCACACCCATTCAGGCCCAGAGTATCCCGTACGCCCTCGAGGGACGAGACATCATCGGTTTGGCCCAGACTGGTTCCGGTAAGACGGCCGCCTTTGCCATCCCCGTTCTGCAGAGTCTGTACGAGAACCCCCAGCCGCTGTACTGTGTGGTGCTAGCCCCCACTCGAGAGCTGGCGTACCAGATCAGCGAGACGTTTGAGGCGTTGGGCTCTGCCATGGGTCTGCGAACcgctgtggttgtgggaGGTATGAACATGATGACACAGGCGGTGGCGCTGTCCAAGAAGCCTCATGTGATTGTCGCAACCCCTGGACGTCTGGTGGACCATCTGGAGAACACAAAGGGATTTTCGCTGCGAACCCTCAAGTTCCTGGTCATGGACGAAGCCGACCGACTGTTGGATATGGAGTTTGGACCTTCTCTGgacaagattctcaaggTCATCCCCCGACAACGAAACACATATCTCTTCTCTGCCACCATGACCTCCAAGGTCGAGAAGCTGCAGCGAGCCTCTCTGGTGGACCCTGTCCGAGTGGCCGTTTCCACAAAGTACCAGACTGCAGACAACCTGTTGCAGTACATGGTCTTCTGTCCCTTCAAGCACAAGGACACACATCTGGTCTACCTCGTGTCCGAGAACGCGGGCAACTCGATGATTATCTTTGCCCGAACCAAGTCCGACACCCAGCGAAtttctctgctgctgcgaaaCCTTGGATACGGCGCTATTCCTCTGCATGGAGATCTGAGTCAGACCGCGCGACTTGGAGCTCTCAACAAGTTCAAAAGTGGATCTCGAAACATTCTGATCGCCACCGACGTTGCCTCTCGAGGTCTTGATATCCCCGCCGTGGACCTGGTCATCAACTACGACATCCCCAGCGACTCCAAGTCGTATATCCATCGAGTTGGACGAACTGCCCGAGCTGGTCGGGCCGGCAAATCTGTGGCTCTGGTTTCGCAGTACGATCTCGAGCTTTATCTGCGAATCGAGGGCGCTCTAggcaagaagctggacTCGTATCCTCTGGAGTCCGAGGCTGTCATGCTCTTTTCTGAGCGAGTGGCCGAGGCTTCTCGAGCTGCCATTCAGGAGATGAAGGGCGAGGATGGAACTAAGAAGCGAAGCAAGTTTGACAAGAAGAGACGACGAGACGAGATGGACATTGGAGAGCAGTAG
- a CDS encoding uncharacterized protein (Compare to YALI0A12111g, similar to Saccharomyces cerevisiae RGA2 (YDR379W) and RGA1 (YOR127W); ancestral locus Anc_5.453, some similarities with uniprot|P39083 Saccharomyces cerevisiae YOR127w RGA1 RHO-type GTPase-activating protein for CDC42P) — protein MFITTKAPDKRTSVLSFDFKYTDVEAMSTQPVTMISSSPVTQPKRFSLNRMFSKKGSSSIDKSTPISVPMDPTRIDDCFKRDKKVLEAEIQKEKAKQELLFLIGEGDLAEKRHKSKRPPSSSSTASIASSRRPSTSSSRPQTSASSRLSTHSELPLHSLRPTSTRSSRSSRCSVAPSNPNYYYTGLSLVKLSSLDSSYRRQYGYGCKTVEEKKIVHQICATRDLEYLPLVLFRCIREINNNLTEIGVYKLNASAQKIEQLRRCFTDNGPLCDLGDYDVHTLTSFLKNFLRQLPDDLFPNPYQETQPKVLVSVVKTALGKLPKQSIVVLRTLCTHIQDVSNHHETNKMTLSTLARILAPSLRIRSSVLETLVKHTPELWYGMEGNGVYTYEAIEVRRQEAVSPTSSSYPAGLFPSRMYSHDNISDESLENQINGIMYCGGGIGDVDSDVEDDSATSASPPRSSFEFSENTDMEHTDAEDHSDHSRRRKCTSVVSTSTTESQIEPKSPIAETINIDGDVAIVGQAVMLNGTVTTAVLREYKKAPLPAIPQDKGKEPEEATA, from the coding sequence ATGTTCATCACTACTAAAGCCCCCGACAAACGCACATCGGTGCTCAGCTTCGACTTCAAGTACACCGACGTGGAAGCCATGTCCACCCAGCCCGTCACCATGATCTCCTCGTCCCCAGTGACGCAGCCCAAGCGGTTCTCGCTCAACCGAATGTTCAGCAAAAAAGGCTCCTCGTCCATAGACAAGAGCACCCCAATCTCGGTGCCCATGGACCCCACCCGAATCGACGACTGCTTCAAACGAGACAAAAAGGTGCTGGAAGCAGAGATCCAGAAAGAAAAGGCCAAACAGGAACTGCTCTTCCTCATCGGGGAAGGCGATCTGGCAGAGAAAAGACACAAGTCCAAGAGACCgccctcgtcctcctcaactGCCTCCATTGCTTCCTCCAGACGaccctccacctcctcgtctcgCCCCCAAACTTCAGCTTCCTCCAGACTGTCAACACACTCAGAACTGCCCCTCCACTCACTCAGACCCACCTCGACCCGATCGTCCAGATCCTCAAGATGCTCAGTCGCCCCCTCAAACCCCAACTACTACTACACGGGCCTGTCCTTGGTCAAGCTGAGCAGCCTCGACAGCTCCTACAGACGCCAGTACGGCTACGGCTGCAAAACCgtggaggaaaagaagattGTCCACCAGATCTGCGCCACCCGAGACCTGGAGTACCTTCCTCTGGTGCTGTTTCGATGCATTCGCGAGATCAACAACAATCTCACCGAGATCGGGGTCTACAAGCTGAATGCCAGCGCCCAGAAAATCGAACAGCTCCGAAGATGCTTCACCGACAACGGGCCCCTATGTGACTTGGGCGACTACGATGTTCACACTCTAACCTCGTTTCTCAAGAACTTTCTACGACAACTGCCTGACGACCTCTTCCCCAACCCCTACCAGGAGACACAGCCCAAGGTGCTGGTATCTGTGGTCAAGACTGCGCTCGGAAAGCTGCCCAAACAGTCCATTGTTGTACTGAGGACTCTGTGTACACACATCCAGGACGTGTCCAACCACCACGAGACCAACAAAATGACGCTGTCGACGCTAGCCCGCATTTTGGCCCCCTCTCTTAGAATTAGATCGTCTGTGCTTGAAACTCTGGTCAAACATACCCCTGAACTTTGGTATGGCATGGAGGGTAACGGCGTCTACACATACGAGGCTATCGAGGTCCGCCGTCAAGAGGCCGTGTCTCCTACCTCATCCAGCTATCCCGCTGGCCTCTTTCCTTCTCGAATGTACTCTCACGACAACATTTCTGACGAGTCTCTTGAAAACCAGATCAATGGTATCATGTACTGCGGAGGAGGCATTGGAGATGTGGACAGTGACGTGGAAGATGATTCTGCCACTTCTGCGTCTCCGCCCAGATCTTCGTTTGAGTTCTCGGAGAACACTGACATGGAGCATACTGATGCGGAGGACCATTCGGATCACTCGCGTCGGCGAAAATGCACTTCTGTGGtctccaccagcaccaccgAGAGCCAGATCGAGCCCAAGTCTCCTATTGCTGAGACCATCAACATTGACGGCGATGTTGCTATTGTTGGTCAGGCGGTGATGCTCAATGGAACCGTCACTACTGCTGTTCTTCGCGAGTACAAAAAGGCTCCTCTTCCTGCCATTCCTCAAGATAAGGGCAaggagcccgaggaggCGACTGCATAG